Below is a window of Thermodesulfovibrionales bacterium DNA.
GAACAGGTGGGTCTCCTTCTCTTCTCCCAGTCTCTTCAACAGGTATATTAATACCTGTCACCTTGATTACCTTTTCTACCACTTCCTTAACAGAATAACCATGACCATAACCACAGTTAAATACCCCTGCCTCGCCTCCATCAAGGATATATTTCATTGCTACAAGATGGGCCTCAGCAAGATCATTAACATGGATATAATCTCTTATGCATGTCCCATCAGGTGTGGGATAATCTGTGCCAAATATCTGAAGTTTTTCAAGTTTTCCTCTTGCAACCCTGAGTGCTNNNNNNNNNNTTATAGGCCTGCCCGATTCTACCGCCGGGATCAGCACCTGCCACATTAAAATATCTCAGGCTTATATATTTAAAATCCTCATTTGCAATACAAAGATCCTGAAGAACCCTTTCAATTATGGCCTTCGATGCACCGTAGGGATTTATGGGGTTAAGTGGTGCATCTTCATCAACAGGTAGCCTCTCAGGTATCCCGTATACTGCTGCCGTAGAGGAAAAAATTAGTTTTTTTATATTCTCTTTAAGCATCA
It encodes the following:
- a CDS encoding NAD-dependent epimerase/dehydratase family protein, whose protein sequence is ALRVARGKLEKLQIFGTDYPTPDGTCIRDYIHVNDLAEAHLVAMKYILDGGEAGVFNCGYGHGYSVKEVVEKVIKVTGINIPVEETGRREGDPPV
- a CDS encoding NAD-dependent epimerase/dehydratase family protein; the encoded protein is MLKENIKKLIFSSTAAVYGIPERLPVDEDAPLNPINPYGASKAIIERVLQDLCIANEDFKYISLRYFNVAGADPGGRIGQAY